In Humulus lupulus chromosome 6, drHumLupu1.1, whole genome shotgun sequence, a single genomic region encodes these proteins:
- the LOC133783084 gene encoding L-ascorbate oxidase-like: MGKSPQARGLTGALMIRSLILLSLLAGAVVGGRNQSYNFDVEYIFGAPDCKEHVVMGINGQFPGPTIRANAGDTVVVHLTNNLHTEGVVIHWHGIRQLGSPWADGTASISQCAINPGEVFTYRFLVDKPGTYFYHGHYGMQRSAGLYGLLIVDVAEGEREPFHYDGELNLLLSDWWQQSVHEQEVGLSSAPMRWIGEPQSLLLNGRGQYNCSLAAHYSNSSSNQCNLKGGEKCAPMILNVKPNKTYRLRIASTTALASLNLAIGNHKMLVVEADGNYVEPFTVDDLDIYSGESYSVLITTDQNPNNNYWVSVGVRGREPKTPQGLTLLNYLPNSASKLPVSPPPVTPKWNDYNHSKSLTKSVLARKGSPKPPSSSDRRMILLNTQNKLNGHTKWAINNVSLTLPATPYLGSVKFLLNHTFDQTSPPESYPANYDIMKPPANINTTTSSGVYRLQFNTTVDIILQNTNAMAPNVSEIHPWHLHGHDFWVLGYGEGKFSEKDEGKLNLENPPLRNTAVVFPYGWTALRFVADNRGVWAFHCHIEPHLHMGMGVVFDIEGRFVKGIPSEALACGATGKLMAMDGKYP, from the exons ATGGGTAAAAGTCCTCAGGCCAGAGGACTCACGGGAGCTTTGATGATACGCTCCTTGATTCTGTTATCCCTTCTGGCTGGGGCAGTGGTTGGTGGTCGAAATCAGTCCTACAACTTCGATGTGGAGTACATTTTTGGGGCACCCGACTGCAAGGAGCACGTGGTGATGGGCATCAATGGGCAGTTCCCTGGCCCCACCATTAGGGCCAACGCCGGCGACACCGTCGTCGTCCACCTCACCAACAACCTCCACACAGAGGGCGTTGTCATCCATTGGCATGGAATTAGACAG TTGGGTTCTCCATGGGCAGATGGTACAGCCTCAATCTCCCAGTGTGCTATTAACCCGGGAGAAGTATTTACTTATAGATTCTTAGTTGATAAG CCGGGAACATACTTTTACCATGGGCACTACGGAATGCAAAGATCAGCAGGGCTATATGGGTTATTAATTGTTGACGTGGCAGAAGGAGAGAGAGAGCCCTTCCACTACGATGGCGAGCTCAACCTCTTACTCAGCGATTGGTGGCAACAAAGCGTTCATGAGCAAGAGGTTGGCCTCTCTTCGGCGCCCATGCGTTGGATCGGTGAACCACAG AGCTTGTTGCTGAATGGTAGAGGACAATATAATTGCTCATTGGCAGCGCATTATAGCAACTCATCCTCTAACCAGTGCAACTTAAAGGGTGGAGAAAAGTGCGCACCCATGATTCTGAATGTGAAACCCAACAAGACATACAGGCTAAGAATCGCTAGTACCACTGCCTTAGCTTCCCTGAACTTGGCAATTGGG AATCACAAAATGTTGGTAGTGGAAGCCGATGGTAACTATGTGGAACCATTCACTGTGGATGACCTGGACATTTATTCAGGGGAAAGTTACTCAGTCCTAATAACCACAGATCAAAATCCTAATAACAACTATTGGGTCTCAGTGGGAGTTAGAGGGAGAGAACCGAAGACCCCACAAGGTCTTACCCTCCTAAATTACCTCCCAAATTCAGCATCAAAACTCCCCGTTTCACCTCCTCCAGTCACACCGAAATGGAATGATTATAACCACAGTAAATCCTTGACCAAAAGCGTTTTGGCCCGAAAGGGATCTCCAAAACCTCCAAGCTCTTCCGACCGTCGGATGATCCTCCTCAACACTCAAAACAAGCTCAACGGTCACACAAAGTGGGCCATCAACAATGTCTCCTTGACACTGCCAGCTACCCCATACTTGGGCTCAGTGAAATTTTTGCTAAACCACACCTTTGACCAGACGAGCCCACCAGAAAGCTATCCTGCCAATTATGACATCATGAAGCCTCCCGCCAACATCAACACCACCACTAGTAGTGGCGTCTACCGTCTCCAATTCAATACCACGGTGGACATTATACTTCAGAACACGAACGCTATGGCCCCAAATGTTAGTGAAATTCACCCGTGGCACTTGCATGGGCATGACttttgggttttgggttatggAGAGGGTAAGTTTTCGGAGAAGGACGAGGGAAAACTTAACCTAGAGAACCCGCCCCTAAGAAACACCGCGGTGGTTTTTCCATATGGATGGACTGCCCTTCGATTTGTGGCGGACAATCGAGGAGTTTGGGCATTCCATTGCCACATCGAGCCTCATTTGCATATGGGAATGGGAGTGGTTTTTGATATTGAAGGTCGCTTTGTTAAGGGCATACCTAGTGAGGCTCTTGCTTGTGGCGCCACTGGGAAGCTGATGGCCATGGATGGCAAGTATCCCTAA